From Paenibacillus sp. FSL H8-0537:
CAAATAAACCTGCAAGCTCACCAACACCAACAAGCAAGCCGGCTCCCACAGCAACGCCTTCGGCATCTCCGAAAGGAGAGAATGGTGCGAGCAAGCCGGATAAGGAGCAGAAGCTTGTCGCGTTAACCTTTGATGATGGACCGGATAGCCGTTATACACCAGCTATTTTGGATATCCTGAAAAAGAAGGGCGTTAAAGCGACTTTCTTCGTAGTCGGCGTTCAGGTGAAGAAGGACCCGGATGTGCTTAAGCGCATCGTGGACGAAGGCCATGAGATCGGCAATCATACGACCCATCATAAAGATTTGACGAAGCTGACCAAGAGCCAAATTTGGGAAGAAATCACCACAACGGATAAGTTGATTAAAGATGCAGTCGGCTTTACTCCCAACCTGGTGCGTGCACCATATGGAGCTGTGAACAGTACGGTTAAGCAGCTAATGAAGGAAAAAGGAAGAGAATTGGTAAGCTGGAATGTGGATACCCGTGACTGGGCTGGAACGTCTATAGCTGTGATGAAGCAGAACATTAGCGAGCATACGAAGCCGGGTGGTATAATATTGATGCATTCTTTTGGAGGCAAAGGTATTAAAAACACGGTAGACATGCTGCCAGACGTCATTGATAGCTTGCATAAGAAGGGCTATACGTTCGTCACGATTGACGAAATGCCTTGATTCCGGTCTGCTTTCGAACCGTAAGTAAGGGGGCTTAAGCGATTGTTTATATCAAAAATAAGCGGGGCGCTGCTTGCAGCCGCCTTGCTTTGTTTATTAGCAACCGGCTGCCGCTATACAGCGGCTCCTGCGGATTTGCTTGAAAAGCCTACTATCGCCTCGGACAAGCAGGCGCTCGTTCAGGCCGTGCAGAAAGCTTTGCCGCCTCATGCGCAGCTGGCGCTTCCGATGCGCGATGACAAGCTTGGCGCCGTGCGTCTGCTCGATGTAGATGGCGACGGTGTAGACGAGGCGCTCGTTTCTTTTAACAATGAATACAACTCTCCTGAGCTGATGCTGCTCCGGTATCGGGGCAACACCTGGAAGCCCTATTATACGATTCAGCAGCCTTTATCCATGCGAATGGACTGGATGAAGGTAAGCGACTTTGACAAGGATGGCAAGCTGGATCTGGCAGTCGGCTGGATTGGCTCCTATGATGGCTCCAATATGGTCGAGCTGTATTCGCTTGGAAAAACGCCAGTACGCAATGAGGATGGAAAGCTTGTGCTTGAGCCGGAGGATTCCCTGCCTTATTTGTATGCGGAAGCGGGCGATCTGAACGGAGATGGCAAGCTGGAGCTGGCGGTCGTCACGGGGGATTGGGCGAATCAGGAGGTACAGCTGCCGAACTATAAGCTGACGGTATATGAGTGGACAAAGGGCAAGTTTCATGCGCTGCAGCAGCTCGATCTTAGCAATGATGTCATTAACTACGACCGGCTGTTGATTGGCAAAGTTTCCGAGCGGCAGACAGGTGTCGTATTGGAGGCTGCGGTAGGCGCCCATTCGATGTATACGTTTATGTATGTGTGGGAGAAAGGTAAACTGCGGCCAGTTGCGTTATCCGAGCAGGGCGAGTATGAAAATGCGCTCGTGTCTGGAACGCCGACGCAAAATGAGGATATTAACGGAGATGGCATAATCGAGCTATCTCGGCCCAAAGAGCCTGCAGGCTATCCGGATCTGCCTTATGCCGGAATGCTCTGGGTAAATGAGTGGCTGCAGTGGGATGGCGATAAGGCGTTTAAGCTGGTCAAGGAAGAGTATTCGAATTACAGCTACCAGATCAGCTTTACGATTCCGGATCAGTGGAAGGGCCGCTATACGCTGAGAAGCCCGGACGTCGATCAAGAATATGGCGTCGTCACCTTTGAGTATTGGAATGAAGATACCGGCTACAAGTCTGAGCTGGGCACGTTATATGCTATTCCAGCAACCAAGTGGGGCAGTGTTCAGGAAGAGTGGAAGGAATCAGACCGCGCTTACAATGTCGTGCTCAACTATGCGGGCTTGGTGTACATTTATGCGCAGCAGCTTACTCCTCCAGGGACGATGGATATCAGTGATCGCCAGCCGTTTTATGCGATGCAGCTGAACAAGGAGCAACTGCAGGAATTGCTGGTGCCGAAGCCGGACTAATGGAAAAAGTGGGTG
This genomic window contains:
- a CDS encoding polysaccharide deacetylase family protein is translated as MKYNTRTRVSSMKTRKRTKRKLAVASFLLVALALWLGGCGTKASSSLEALMPGKEGIANIQQGASSEDTIHINHPALSEGTNSGTDTASHPASTDASHSPQKGTDGASGSANGSSTSGASGTNGGTGGKTQSGGSKIGTSVTNSTYTNKPASSPTPTSKPAPTATPSASPKGENGASKPDKEQKLVALTFDDGPDSRYTPAILDILKKKGVKATFFVVGVQVKKDPDVLKRIVDEGHEIGNHTTHHKDLTKLTKSQIWEEITTTDKLIKDAVGFTPNLVRAPYGAVNSTVKQLMKEKGRELVSWNVDTRDWAGTSIAVMKQNISEHTKPGGIILMHSFGGKGIKNTVDMLPDVIDSLHKKGYTFVTIDEMP
- a CDS encoding VCBS repeat-containing protein, which encodes MFISKISGALLAAALLCLLATGCRYTAAPADLLEKPTIASDKQALVQAVQKALPPHAQLALPMRDDKLGAVRLLDVDGDGVDEALVSFNNEYNSPELMLLRYRGNTWKPYYTIQQPLSMRMDWMKVSDFDKDGKLDLAVGWIGSYDGSNMVELYSLGKTPVRNEDGKLVLEPEDSLPYLYAEAGDLNGDGKLELAVVTGDWANQEVQLPNYKLTVYEWTKGKFHALQQLDLSNDVINYDRLLIGKVSERQTGVVLEAAVGAHSMYTFMYVWEKGKLRPVALSEQGEYENALVSGTPTQNEDINGDGIIELSRPKEPAGYPDLPYAGMLWVNEWLQWDGDKAFKLVKEEYSNYSYQISFTIPDQWKGRYTLRSPDVDQEYGVVTFEYWNEDTGYKSELGTLYAIPATKWGSVQEEWKESDRAYNVVLNYAGLVYIYAQQLTPPGTMDISDRQPFYAMQLNKEQLQELLVPKPD